In Xenopus laevis strain J_2021 chromosome 2S, Xenopus_laevis_v10.1, whole genome shotgun sequence, a genomic segment contains:
- the fam3b.S gene encoding protein FAM3B yields the protein MVNLRFLPNNSVKVVGLLCAAVCAWYMGYMFATILPEAPWEAAVDGMQSIGLRPVLKAPNPRRQKCDIWVSCAPNELAYRIRTGGAKDVMPEICLDDNMLITGKNSNRGINIAVISSETWKLIETKTFDTYEGDVSNIMHEYLFKISDGNLIMVATHDDAFTKLNEAGKRAFEDYGSKEVRNLRFRSAWAFMAIKGSKMPENIETEKINHSDGNKNRYSGWPAEIQIDGCLPKP from the exons ACAGTGTGAAAGTGGTGGGCCTGTTATGTGCCGCTGTGTGTGCCTGGTACATGGGATACATGTTTGCAACGATATTGCCCgaagcaccctgggaggcagcaGTTGACGGCATGCAAAGTATTGGGCTGAGGCCAGTTCTAAAAG CCCCCAATCCAAGAAGGCAGAAATGTGACATTTGGGTGTCCTGCGCTCCAAACGAGCTGGCGTACCGCATTCGGACTGGCGGAGCAAAAGACGTCATGCCTGAAATTTGTTTGGATGATAACAT GCTCATCACGGGAAAGAATTCTAACCGAGGCATAAACATTGCTGTTATCAGCT cagAGACCTGGAAGCTCATTGAGACAAAAACATTTGACACGTATGAAGGAG ATGTATCGAACATTATGCATGAATACCTTTTCAAGATATCAGATGGGAACCTTATCATGGTCGCCACTCACGATGATGCCTTCACCAA GTTAAATGAAGCAGGAAAAAGAGCCTTCGAAGATTACGGGAGCAAAGAAGTCCGGAACCTTCGCTTCCGATCAGCCTGGGCGTTTATGGCCATAAAAGGATCAAAAATGCCAGAAAACATTGAAACAGAAAAG ATAAACCACTCAGACGGGAACAAAAACAGATACTCCGGATGGCCGGCGGAAATTCAGATTGATGGCTGTCTCCCAAAACCATGA